Proteins from one Ramlibacter sp. PS4R-6 genomic window:
- a CDS encoding YeaH/YhbH family protein, translating to MLHQVIDRRLSGKNKSIGNRERFLRRYREQIRDAVRKAVGDRSIKDIEQGTDISLPRRDVTEPIFHHGPGGTREMVHPGNREYVKGDRIQRPQGGGGGSGGRGASNEGQGEDDFTFRISREEFMNYFFDDLALPRLIRTQLLADVPEWKSRRAGYISEGNPTSLHVVRSMRVALGRRIAMGGDARPELRRLEQLLEEMQEKDAPGTEIAKLQAEIEELKLRLKKVPFLDPFDLRYRNRVREPLPTSKAVMFCLMDVSGSMDESRKDLAKRFFILLYLFLSRHYEKTDVVFIRHHTQAAEVTEDEFFHATESGGTVVSSALTLMHEIIKERYSGSEWNIYGAQASDGDNWQQDSSKCRELLESKLLPMCRYFAYVQVADEDQNLWEEYTRVRDGNLNFAMQKIVTPAQIFPVFRDLFKKNPVGVAA from the coding sequence ATGCTCCACCAGGTGATCGACCGGCGGTTGTCCGGGAAGAACAAGTCCATCGGCAACCGCGAAAGGTTCCTGCGCCGCTACCGCGAGCAGATCCGCGATGCGGTGCGCAAGGCCGTCGGCGACCGCAGCATCAAGGACATCGAGCAGGGCACCGACATCTCGCTGCCCAGGCGCGACGTCACCGAGCCCATCTTCCACCACGGCCCCGGCGGCACGCGGGAGATGGTCCACCCCGGCAACCGCGAGTACGTCAAGGGCGACCGCATCCAGCGCCCGCAGGGCGGTGGCGGCGGCAGCGGGGGGCGCGGCGCTTCGAACGAGGGGCAGGGCGAGGACGACTTCACCTTCCGCATCTCGCGCGAAGAGTTCATGAACTACTTCTTCGACGACCTGGCGCTGCCGCGGCTGATCCGCACGCAACTGCTGGCCGACGTGCCGGAATGGAAGTCGCGCCGCGCGGGCTACATCTCCGAAGGCAACCCCACCAGCCTGCACGTGGTGCGCTCGATGCGCGTCGCGCTGGGCCGCCGCATCGCGATGGGCGGCGACGCCCGCCCGGAACTGCGCCGCCTCGAGCAGCTGCTGGAGGAGATGCAGGAGAAGGACGCGCCCGGCACCGAGATCGCGAAGCTGCAGGCCGAGATCGAGGAGCTGAAGCTGCGCCTGAAGAAGGTGCCTTTCCTCGACCCGTTCGACCTGCGCTACCGCAACCGCGTGCGCGAGCCGCTGCCCACCAGCAAGGCCGTGATGTTCTGCCTGATGGACGTGTCGGGCTCGATGGACGAGTCGCGCAAGGACCTCGCCAAGCGCTTCTTCATCCTGCTGTACCTGTTCCTCTCGCGCCACTACGAGAAGACCGACGTCGTCTTCATCCGCCACCACACGCAGGCCGCGGAAGTGACCGAGGACGAGTTCTTCCACGCCACCGAAAGCGGCGGCACCGTGGTGTCGTCGGCGCTGACGCTGATGCACGAGATCATCAAGGAGCGCTACTCGGGCTCCGAATGGAACATCTACGGCGCGCAGGCGTCGGACGGCGACAACTGGCAGCAGGATTCGTCCAAGTGCCGCGAGCTGCTGGAATCCAAGCTGCTGCCCATGTGCCGCTACTTTGCCTACGTGCAGGTGGCCGACGAGGACCAGAACCTCTGGGAGGAGTACACGCGCGTGCGTGACGGCAACCTCAACTTCGCGATGCAGAAGATCGTGACGCCGGCGCAGATCTTCCCGGTGTTCCGCGACCTGTTCAAGAAGAACCCGGTGGGGGTGGCGGCATGA
- a CDS encoding PrkA family serine protein kinase: protein MDVIRNFLARYEQTREEELSLEEYLELCKRDRMAYATAAERMLAAIGEPEMVDTRHDQRLSRIFGNRSIRIYPAFKDFYGLEEPIEQVVSHFRHAAQGLEEKKQILYLLGPVGGGKSSIAERLKQLMEMVPFYALKGSPVNESPLGLFSNEEDGPLLEQQYGIARRYTQKILSPWAVKRLEEYGGDVRKFRVVKRYPSILKQCGIAKTEPGDENNQDISSLVGKIDIRKLETYAQDDPDAYSYSGGLCLANQGLLEFVEMFKAPIKVLHPLLTATQEGNFKGTEGFGAIPFDGIVMAHSNESEWKAFKNNKNNEAFLDRIYIVKVPYCLRVTEEVKIYDKLIRNSSLKDAICAPGTLKMMAQFSVLTRLKEPENSSIFSKALIYDGDNLKDTDPKAKSYQEYRDYAGVDEGMTGISTRFAFKILSKVFNFDSNEVAANPVHLMYVLEQQIEREQFPPELEQKYLSYIKEHLAARYAEFIGKEIQTAYLESYSEYGQNIFDRYVTYADFWIQDQEFRDTDTGEIFDRAALNAELEKIEKPAGLSNPKDFRNEIVNFVLRARANNAGKNPVWTSYEKLRTVIEKKMFSNTEDLLPVISFNAKASADEQKKHEDFVNRMVEKGYTHRQVRLLCEWYLRVRKSS, encoded by the coding sequence ATGGATGTGATCCGCAATTTCCTTGCACGCTACGAACAGACGCGCGAGGAAGAACTGTCGCTGGAGGAGTACCTCGAACTCTGCAAGCGCGACAGGATGGCGTATGCCACGGCTGCGGAGCGCATGCTCGCCGCGATCGGCGAGCCCGAGATGGTCGACACGCGGCATGACCAGCGCCTGTCGCGCATCTTCGGCAACCGCAGCATCCGGATCTATCCCGCCTTCAAGGATTTCTACGGCCTCGAGGAGCCGATCGAGCAGGTCGTCTCGCACTTCCGCCACGCCGCGCAGGGCCTGGAGGAAAAGAAGCAGATCCTCTACCTGCTGGGCCCCGTGGGCGGCGGCAAGTCGTCCATCGCGGAGCGGCTGAAGCAGCTGATGGAGATGGTTCCCTTCTACGCGCTCAAGGGCTCGCCCGTCAACGAATCGCCGCTGGGCCTGTTCTCCAACGAGGAGGATGGCCCGCTGCTGGAGCAGCAGTACGGCATCGCGCGCCGCTACACGCAGAAGATCCTGTCGCCCTGGGCCGTCAAGCGCCTGGAGGAATACGGCGGCGACGTGCGCAAGTTCCGCGTGGTGAAGCGCTATCCCTCCATCCTGAAGCAGTGCGGCATCGCCAAGACCGAGCCGGGCGACGAGAACAACCAGGACATCAGCTCGCTGGTCGGCAAGATCGACATCCGCAAGCTCGAGACGTACGCGCAGGACGACCCGGACGCCTACAGCTACTCCGGCGGCCTGTGCCTGGCCAACCAGGGCCTGCTCGAGTTCGTCGAAATGTTCAAGGCGCCGATCAAGGTGCTGCATCCGCTGCTCACCGCCACTCAGGAAGGCAACTTCAAGGGCACGGAAGGCTTCGGCGCGATCCCATTCGACGGCATCGTGATGGCGCACTCGAACGAAAGCGAGTGGAAGGCCTTCAAGAACAACAAGAACAACGAGGCGTTCCTCGACCGCATCTACATCGTCAAGGTGCCGTACTGCCTGCGCGTGACCGAAGAGGTCAAGATCTACGACAAGCTCATTCGCAATTCGTCGCTGAAGGATGCGATCTGCGCGCCGGGCACGCTCAAGATGATGGCGCAGTTCTCCGTGCTGACCCGCCTGAAGGAGCCCGAGAACTCCAGCATCTTCAGCAAGGCGCTGATCTACGACGGCGACAACCTGAAGGACACGGACCCCAAGGCCAAGAGCTACCAGGAGTACCGCGACTACGCCGGCGTCGACGAAGGCATGACGGGCATCTCGACGCGCTTCGCGTTCAAGATCCTGTCGAAGGTCTTCAACTTCGACTCGAACGAGGTCGCCGCGAACCCCGTGCACCTGATGTACGTGCTGGAACAGCAGATCGAGCGCGAGCAGTTCCCGCCCGAGCTGGAGCAGAAGTACCTGTCGTACATCAAGGAGCACCTGGCCGCCCGCTACGCGGAGTTCATCGGCAAGGAGATCCAGACGGCCTACCTCGAGTCCTACTCGGAGTACGGGCAGAACATCTTCGACCGCTACGTCACGTACGCCGACTTCTGGATCCAGGACCAGGAATTCCGCGACACGGACACCGGCGAGATCTTCGACCGCGCCGCGCTGAACGCCGAGCTCGAGAAGATCGAGAAGCCCGCCGGCCTGTCGAACCCGAAGGACTTCCGCAACGAGATCGTGAACTTCGTCCTGCGCGCGCGCGCCAACAATGCGGGCAAGAACCCGGTGTGGACCAGCTACGAGAAGCTGCGCACGGTGATCGAGAAGAAGATGTTCTCCAACACCGAGGACCTGCTGCCGGTCATCAGCTTCAACGCCAAGGCCAGCGCCGACGAGCAGAAGAAGCACGAGGACTTCGTGAACCGCATGGTCGAGAAGGGCTACACGCACCGCCAGGTCCGCCTGCTGTGCGAGTGGTACCTGCGCGTGAGGAAGAGCTCCTGA
- a CDS encoding sensor histidine kinase gives MRSAAAETRVATAARPKEADARGLLDVAVEALVVLGAATEVLYWNAGAQRIFGFDRDEAMGRVFPELLGPGAALRQDVMHHLQALGEWAGELYCVAADGRVVQAQCRCTARLDARGRIAAIFCALSDVTEQRRAEKEIVLLHNVMEQRIQRRTAELEESNEDLRGFAYSLAHDLRAPLASIDGFSAQLELRLAGTLDERNAHYLRRVRAGVQLMSDLTDALLGLADVANAELLHQRVDLSNVARAVTERLRESQPERDVTVVVEDTPAVNGDVRLLTDVLQNLMGNAWKFTSKTAQPRIEFGGAPTAHGPFAFHVKDNGAGFEPAYAYKLFGPFQRLHAAHEFGGTGIGLAMVRKIVSRHGGRVWAEAKPGEGASFFFTLG, from the coding sequence ATGAGATCGGCGGCCGCCGAAACGCGCGTCGCCACGGCCGCCCGGCCGAAGGAAGCCGACGCGCGCGGGCTGCTCGACGTCGCCGTCGAAGCGCTGGTCGTGCTGGGCGCCGCGACCGAGGTCCTCTACTGGAACGCCGGCGCGCAGCGCATCTTCGGCTTCGACCGCGACGAAGCGATGGGGCGCGTGTTCCCCGAGCTGCTGGGGCCCGGCGCTGCACTGCGGCAGGACGTGATGCACCACCTGCAGGCACTCGGCGAGTGGGCCGGCGAGCTCTACTGCGTGGCCGCGGACGGCCGCGTGGTGCAGGCGCAATGCCGGTGCACCGCACGCCTGGACGCGCGCGGCCGCATCGCCGCCATCTTCTGCGCCCTCAGCGACGTCACCGAGCAGCGCCGTGCCGAGAAGGAGATCGTGCTGCTGCACAACGTGATGGAGCAGCGCATCCAGCGCCGCACGGCGGAGCTGGAAGAGAGCAACGAGGACCTGCGGGGCTTCGCCTACTCGCTGGCGCACGACCTGCGCGCGCCGCTGGCCTCCATCGACGGGTTCTCCGCGCAGCTCGAGCTGCGCCTGGCCGGGACGCTCGACGAGAGGAACGCCCATTACCTGCGCCGCGTGCGTGCGGGCGTGCAGCTGATGTCCGACCTGACCGACGCGCTGCTCGGGCTCGCGGACGTGGCCAATGCCGAACTCCTGCACCAGCGCGTGGACTTGTCGAACGTGGCCCGCGCCGTCACCGAACGCCTGCGCGAATCCCAGCCCGAACGCGACGTGACCGTGGTCGTGGAGGACACACCGGCCGTCAATGGCGACGTGCGCCTGCTCACCGACGTGCTGCAGAACCTGATGGGCAATGCGTGGAAGTTCACGTCGAAGACCGCGCAACCGCGCATCGAGTTCGGCGGCGCGCCCACGGCACACGGCCCCTTCGCCTTCCACGTCAAGGACAACGGCGCCGGTTTCGAGCCCGCGTATGCGTACAAATTGTTCGGCCCGTTCCAGCGCCTGCACGCCGCCCATGAATTCGGGGGCACCGGCATCGGCCTGGCGATGGTGCGCAAGATCGTGTCGCGCCACGGCGGGCGCGTGTGGGCCGAGGCGAAGCCCGGCGAAGGCGCGAGTTTCTTCTTTACGCTCGGCTGA